In Myotis daubentonii chromosome 6, mMyoDau2.1, whole genome shotgun sequence, a genomic segment contains:
- the LOC132236895 gene encoding pantetheine hydrolase VNN2-like — MITSSFQASVAVFALVTLHVSARDTFIAAVYEHAVLRPKGTETPVSRDDALLLMNKNIDILEKAIKQAAEQGAQIIVTPEDALYGWKFTRETIFPYLEDIPDPQVDWIPCRDPQRFGHTPIQTRLSCLAKNNSIYVLANIGDKKRCNSQDSTCPPNGYYQYNTNVVYDAKGQLVARYHKYHLYSEPQFDVPEKPELVTFDTTFGRFGIFTCFDILFHDPAVALVKDFHVDTILYPTAWMNVLPLLTAIEFHSAWAMGMRVNLLAANIHHVQQNMTGSGIYAPHSPRAYHYDMETDSGRLLLSEVDSRPRTSPAYPTAVDWSAYATNIKPFPVQKNTFSGFISRDAFNFTALFESAGNLTVCHKDLCCHLSYRMLRKEENEVYVLGAFTGLHGRRRREYWQVCTMLKCKTTNLATCGQPVETALTRFDIFSLSGTFRTEYVFPEVLLTKVQLSPGKFEVLKDGRLVNKNGPSEPILTMSLFGRWYTKDSHSSSGGISNLETTNLLIATFLMIIALQIL; from the exons ATGATCACTTCCTCCTTTCAAGCCTCTGTGGCAGTTTTTGCCCTGGTTACCCTGCATGTCAGTGCCCGGGATACATTTATAGCTGCCGTGTATGAACATGCTGTCCTAAGGCCAAAGGGCACAGAAACACCTGTTTCTCGGGACGATGCCTTGCTCCTTATGAACAAGAATATAGATATTCTGGAGAAAGCGATCAAGCAGGCAGCTGAGCAG GGTGCTCAAATTATCGTGACTCCAGAAGATGCACTTTATGGATGGAAATTTACCAGGGAAACCATTTTCCCTTATCTGGAGGATATCCCAGACCCTCAGGTGGACTGGATTCCATGTCGAGACCCCCAAAG ATTTGGTCACACACCCATACAAACAAGACTCAGCTGCCTGGCCAAGAACAACTCTATCTATGTCTTGGCAAATATTGGGGACAAAAAGCGATGTAATTCTCAGGACTCCACATGTCCTCCTAATGGCTATTATCAGTACAATACCAACGTGGTGTATGATGCAAAGGGACAGTTGGTGGCACGTTACCACAAG TACCACCtctactctgagcctcagtttgatGTCCCTGAAAAGCCAGAGCTGGTGACTTTCGACACCACCTTTGGAAGGTTTGGCATTTTCACATGCTTCGATATACTCTTCCACGACCCTGCTGTGGCCCTGGTGAAAGACTTCCATGTGGACACCATACTGTATCCCACAGCGTGGATGAATGTTTTGCCCCTATTGACAGCTATTGAATTCCACTCAGCTTGGGCTATGGGCATGAGAGTTAATCTTCTTGCGGCAAATATACACCATGTGCAACAAAATATGACAG GCAGTGGTATTTATGCACCACATTCGCCCCGAGCATACCATTATGATATGGAAACAGACTCGGGAAGGCTCCTTCTTTCAGAAGTGGATTCGCGTCCCCGAACCTCTCCTGCCTACCCCACAGCCGTGGACTGGAGTGCCTATGCCACAAACATCAAACCATTCCCAGTCCAGAAAAATACTTTCAGTGGGTTTATTTCCCGAGATGCATTCAACTTCACAGCACTTTTTGAAAGTGCAGGAAATCTTACAGTCTGTCACAAAGATCTCTGCTGTCATTTAAGCTACAGAATGTTaagaaaagaagagaatgaaGTGTATGTTCTAGGAGCTTTCACAGGACTTCACGGCCGAAGGAGAAGAGAGTACTGGCAG GTATGCACCATGCTGAAATGCAAAACGACTAATCTGGCAACTTGTGGACAACCGGTAGAAACAGCTTTGACAAGGTTTGACATATTCTCCCTAAGTGGTACATTCAGAACAGAGTATGTTTTTCCTGAAGTGCTACTTACTAAAGTTCAACTGTCACCTGGAAAATTTGAG GTACTAAAAGATGGGCGTTTGGTAAACAAGAATGGACCCTCTGAACCTATTCTGACAATGTCACTCTTTGGGAGATGGTACACTAAGGACTCACATTCCAGCTCAGGAGGGATCAGCAATTTGGAAACAACTAACTTGCTAATAGCCACTTTTTTAATGATCATAGCTTTGCAAATATTATGA